Within Chloroflexota bacterium, the genomic segment ATCGCGCGCGAGGACGGAGGACAAGCGCGGGAAATCGGCGAAGGCGGTGTTGCCCGCAATAATCAAAATGCCCATCGTCGCGATTTGGAAAATGTAGTAGACAAAACCAGTGCCCCAAACCGCGCGCGCGACCTGGGAAATGATCGTTTCCTCGCCGGGCACGAGTTCCATGTGGGTTGCCAAGTACGAGACCCCCAGAAAGAAAACGCCGAGCAAGGTTGCCATGATCGTCAGCGTCGTCGCCGCATTTTTGGATTCAGGTTTTTCAAACGCCGGCACGCCGTTCGAGATGGCTTCGGTCCCACTCATCGCGACCGACCCGGCGGAAAAGGCGCGCAAGATCAACCACAGCGTCAGCGGCTCGGTGGCAGGGATTATTTCCGGCGGTGTGGCAGGCGCGAGTGTGCCAGTGAACGCTTTGTACAAGCCAACCGCCAAAGTGACGATGAGACTGCCAATGAACAAATAAGTGGGCAACGAAAAAATCGCGCCGGATTCGCGAATGCCGCGCAAGTTGCCTAACGTCATCACGGTGATAAAGAACACACTCAACAGCACGTTGACATTCAAGTTATGCGGCAGGGTTGCGTTGATGGCGTTGATCTGATCGCCATAACCCGAAGCGATGATTGCCGAACCAATGGCGGCTGACCCGGCAACGATCGAGACGGAAACGGTCAAGACGTAATCAATCAATAGCGCCGATGCCGCGACCAAGCCCGGAATTTGTCCCAGGTTTTCGCGGCTGACGTTGTACGATCCGCCGCCGTGCGGATACGCGTAGACGGTCTGGCGATAAGAGAACGCCACCATCGAGAGCAACAGAGAAACCGCCAAGGCGAGGAAGAAGGAAATACTGAGCGCGCCGCTGCCTGCCGCGATCAAAACCAACATCGCCTCTTCGGTGGCATAGGCGCAGGATGAAATCGGGTCGGAGCCGAATACGGCGAGCGCCTTGAATTTGTTGAGCCGCTCGTGAATCTCTTCCGCGTTTTCGAGCGGATGCCCGATCAACACTTTTTTGACGGCGCGATAACTTTTTTCGAGTGCGCTCGACGGGCGGTCCGATTCGGGCGTCGCGACAAAATGACCGGGACCGACCCAGCGGAGAAATCGTTCGTGCAGATGCGCTTTGCGAACATAGACATCGCCCGGACGTGTGCCGCGCCGAAATTCGGTGACGGTCAAATCGGGATTGAGTTTCTCGGATCGCGGATCGGATGTTGCGTCTGAAAAATGATTGTCGCTATCCGGGAAAGGTGAAGCATCGCGTTTGTTCATTTGAGTGCCTTTGAAATCGGATCTCTGCGCGTTCGCGAAAAACAGAGTGGGAACTACTCGAAATAAAACGAACGCGCGCGCCTTAACGGAAAAAGCATAATGCGAGAAGCCATCAAATTGCGATAAGGAATTTGCAAGCCGCATAAAGATCGTATAAAGATTCGACTGTCAGGTGAATGCCAACCGCCAAGACGCAAAGAGCGCCAAGAAAAAATAATTTCTTGGCGCTCTTTACAGTTTGGCGATCCGTTTATTACATCGCGGCTAGATCGAAAAAGCCGTCGGCTTGCAATGCCGCGCGTAGCTCGGCGCGTTGCACCGCGGTGAGCGCGAGGTTGGGCGTGCGCGGTTCGCCGCAATCGAAACCCAGGAATTGGAACGTCGCTTTGAACGCGCCGGGAAAACCGAAACTGATCCAGGTTGCGATCGGGCGGTTCAACTTTTTCTGTAGATCGAGTGCGCGCGCCCATTCGTTCGCATAAAAACACCGATGCAGTTCCACGAACACGCCCGGCATCAAATTAACAGTCGAGCCGATGTTGGCGCGCGCGCCGAACATCAGACCGAACAACAACTGCTCGTCCATTCCGGCAAAAATCGTCCAGTCCTGGTCCTTGAGCGCGGCGAGATGACTGAGTTCGTACATGTTTGGTCCGGTGTACTTGGTGCCGGCGAGATTCGGAATGTGAATCAGGTCGCGCAACAACGCCACCGCGTCGCGCGCGCCACCGAACAAGTACGGAAAGAATGCCAAGTCGGGAACCGCGCACGCGATAGTTTCATAGTACGGCACGATGCCGCGTGGATCGTACAACACCGGCGGCAAGATGCTACTGACGCCCGCCGCGCCATGCGCGCGCGCGTGCTGCGCGAGCCGCGCCGCATCGCCGACCGCCGCCGCGCCGACGTGCACCAGAATCGGCACGCGACCATTCACGCGCGCCGCGACGGTTTCGACGACGAGTTGCCGTTCTTCCATTGACATGAACGCGCCTTCGCCCGTGCTCCCACACAGATAAAATCCGTTGACCTGTTTCGCTAACAAATGATCTACCAACTCGCGCAGAACCGTCACATTCACTTGATTGTCGCGCGTGAACGGCGTGACGAGCGCGGGTAGCGTGCCTTGAAATGTGGTCATTCTACTTTCCTCTGTTTCAATCCCTTCGTCTATTTTTTTATCCGCGAGAATCATCCCAGAAAGCACACAGAGCACAGAGATTATTTCGCCCATCCTTGCGAAGGTTATCAATCACTTATCCGAGGAATCGCGCGACGACAACAAATCCGATTCCTGGAGAATGACGCCTTCAAACCTTCGCAAGGATGAGCAGTCACGACTATTTTTATAAACTCTCTGCGCTCTCCGCGCGCTCTACGGTGAAATTCCAACTTGTGTAATCAGTCGTCACGGTTTGAATCAGCCACCGACCAATACAGCAGCGCGGTGCGAACGGCGGGGGGCCAAACATATTTACCCTCCACAACAGTCAGTCGGCGCTGCGCGAGGTCTAGCAGAAAAGCGTCATGCTGGTCAATCTGATCTAGCCCCATCCGATGCTTGATCTGTTGGACGGCGTCTGCCAAACTATCGTTTGACCACGGTTCCCACAAGCCGGAATCTTCCATCAACACGTTCGGAAAAATTCCCATTTGAAGCAAGGCATTGAACGCGACCTGAAAATTCGGACTATCGTGCGGATGTCCCCAGATGTGCTGGGCGGCTTCCGCCATCACGCCATCTATCGTCGGCGCGCGCAAAAGTAGAAAACACATTTGCCGCGTGACCGCCTGCATCCGCTCGATGAACAATCGAAAATCCGGCGCGCCGTACATCGCATGCGCGCACAATGTAAAATCGTGCGTAGCGACTTGCGCGTGGGGCCATGCATCTTGCGCCATGTCCACGTTCGTGATGTTTGCGTCGGCGAGGTTCTGTCGCATTCGTTCGATCATGCCGGGCGAGGGTTCGAGCGCGGTGATGCGACGCGCGTGCGGCGCGAGCAGAACCGCCCATTTGCCAGTGCCCGCGCCGATGTCGAGCACGGTCGCGTTGGGAAATCGGTCTAACGTCGCCACGATGAATGCGCGGCTCGAATCGTTTTTCGTCCAGCGCCGCCGCACTTGCGCGTCAAAGTCGTGCGCGCGGTTGCGCCAACGATCCTGGCTCTCCGCGGGTTGGTTCGCTTGGTGCGTCCACGCGTGGACTTGCGCCAATTCACTCCAGAGTTCTAGCCAATCCATCAGCATCTATCCTCGGTAAAAAATGCGCGAGCAACCGGCTATCCAAGCAAGTGCATCGCGTTCTTTCGCAACGATACCGTCCACACGCGTTGTTGCGCGAGATTCAAGCGCTCGAAAATGTACACCGGCAATTCGATCTGTAAATCATAATCCTGGTCTGGCACGAGACGCGACTCGGTCGCGCGAAAGAACAAGGTTGCCATCATCCCGTCGTTCATCTCGCGGACGATCTCGCCGCGCAACGCATTCTCGTCCGACGATTGGTCGGCTTGTTCGGGACGCACCAGCATGATGCGTTCTGGACGCAAGCAGATTTGCACGCGTGTGCCCGGCGCAAACGCGCATCGCGGCGCGCCGAGTACGGTCTCGCCGACGCGCACGCGCGAACCACCCGCGTGACTTGCCTCGATGACGCCGGGCAGAATGTTCTTGACGCCGATCGCGCGCGCAACCGGCAAACAACACGGGTGACTCAGGATTTCGCCGGGCGTATCTACCTGAAAAATTTTCCCGGCATCAATCACGGCGAGCCGGTCGGCGAGAAAATACGCTTCGCCCAAATCGTGCGTGACGAAGAGAATCGGAATTTTGAATTTGCGTTGCAGCTGGAGCAGTTCGTTGCGGAGTTGCATCCGCGTCGGCGCGTCGAGCGCGCTGAACGGTTCGTCGAGCAAGAGCAAACTGGGTTGCGGCGCGAGCGCGCGCGCAAGCGCGACGCGTTGTTGTTGTCCGCCGGAAAGTTGTGCGGGGTAGTAGCGCCCAAAATCGCCAAGGTGCGTGAGCGCGAGCATCTCGTCTACACGAGTTCGCGCGGTGCTTCTATCACGCAGACCGAACGCGATATTCTCGCGCACGGTCAGGTGTGGGAAAAGCGCGTAATTCTGAAACACATACCCAATCTGCCGCTGGCGCGCCGGCACATTGATCAACGCAGAACTGTCGAACACGAGATGATCGTTCAGACGAATTTTCCCCCGCTTGGGAGTATGCAAGCCGGCGATACAATTCAGCAACAAACTTTTTCCCGCGCCGGACGGACCGAACAACACCAGCACTTGGGCGTCCATTGCGAATTGCGCATTCAACGAGAAATCGCCAATGTGCTTTGTGATGTCAACGTCAAGCATTCGGTCGCGTCTCCGCGCGGCGATTCATGTGATTGACCGCGAGCAAGCTTGCAAACGAAAGCAGACTGAGGATCGCGACCAGTATGTTGGCATCCATCCAACGTCCCGCTTGCACCGCGTCGTAAATGGCGAGCGGCGCAGTTTGGGTGCGCCCTGGGATGTTGCCGGCAACCATCAGTGTCGCGCCGAACTCGCCAAGCGCACGCGCGGATGCCAGGACGAGTCCTGCGAGAATGCCGCGCCGGGCGAGCGGCAGGGTGACTCGCCACACGACTTCGAATTCGTTCAAGCCCAGCGTCCGCGCGGCGTTTTCCAAAACAGGGTCCACGCTTTCAATTGCCGCTTTGGCGGCTTGCGCCATCAACGGCATCGCGACAACCATCGCCGCGATGACGGCGGCTTGCCACGTAAAAAGTAAATTCACATCGAACAATCGCACGAGGGGACCATCGCGTCCAAGCACGATCAGCAACAAATAACCGACCACCGTCGGCGGCAAGACGAGCGGCAGGTTGATTAGCGTCTCGAGAACGATTTTTCCGCGCAGGCGTATCCGCGCGAGAAACAGCGCGAGCGCCAGTCCGATGACGAGAACGCCAATCGTCGCCATGAGCGTCACCTGAATCGAG encodes:
- a CDS encoding ABC transporter ATP-binding protein, yielding MLDVDITKHIGDFSLNAQFAMDAQVLVLFGPSGAGKSLLLNCIAGLHTPKRGKIRLNDHLVFDSSALINVPARQRQIGYVFQNYALFPHLTVRENIAFGLRDRSTARTRVDEMLALTHLGDFGRYYPAQLSGGQQQRVALARALAPQPSLLLLDEPFSALDAPTRMQLRNELLQLQRKFKIPILFVTHDLGEAYFLADRLAVIDAGKIFQVDTPGEILSHPCCLPVARAIGVKNILPGVIEASHAGGSRVRVGETVLGAPRCAFAPGTRVQICLRPERIMLVRPEQADQSSDENALRGEIVREMNDGMMATLFFRATESRLVPDQDYDLQIELPVYIFERLNLAQQRVWTVSLRKNAMHLLG
- a CDS encoding class I SAM-dependent methyltransferase encodes the protein MDWLELWSELAQVHAWTHQANQPAESQDRWRNRAHDFDAQVRRRWTKNDSSRAFIVATLDRFPNATVLDIGAGTGKWAVLLAPHARRITALEPSPGMIERMRQNLADANITNVDMAQDAWPHAQVATHDFTLCAHAMYGAPDFRLFIERMQAVTRQMCFLLLRAPTIDGVMAEAAQHIWGHPHDSPNFQVAFNALLQMGIFPNVLMEDSGLWEPWSNDSLADAVQQIKHRMGLDQIDQHDAFLLDLAQRRLTVVEGKYVWPPAVRTALLYWSVADSNRDD
- a CDS encoding dihydrodipicolinate synthase family protein, which codes for MTTFQGTLPALVTPFTRDNQVNVTVLRELVDHLLAKQVNGFYLCGSTGEGAFMSMEERQLVVETVAARVNGRVPILVHVGAAAVGDAARLAQHARAHGAAGVSSILPPVLYDPRGIVPYYETIACAVPDLAFFPYLFGGARDAVALLRDLIHIPNLAGTKYTGPNMYELSHLAALKDQDWTIFAGMDEQLLFGLMFGARANIGSTVNLMPGVFVELHRCFYANEWARALDLQKKLNRPIATWISFGFPGAFKATFQFLGFDCGEPRTPNLALTAVQRAELRAALQADGFFDLAAM
- a CDS encoding APC family permease — protein: MNKRDASPFPDSDNHFSDATSDPRSEKLNPDLTVTEFRRGTRPGDVYVRKAHLHERFLRWVGPGHFVATPESDRPSSALEKSYRAVKKVLIGHPLENAEEIHERLNKFKALAVFGSDPISSCAYATEEAMLVLIAAGSGALSISFFLALAVSLLLSMVAFSYRQTVYAYPHGGGSYNVSRENLGQIPGLVAASALLIDYVLTVSVSIVAGSAAIGSAIIASGYGDQINAINATLPHNLNVNVLLSVFFITVMTLGNLRGIRESGAIFSLPTYLFIGSLIVTLAVGLYKAFTGTLAPATPPEIIPATEPLTLWLILRAFSAGSVAMSGTEAISNGVPAFEKPESKNAATTLTIMATLLGVFFLGVSYLATHMELVPGEETIISQVARAVWGTGFVYYIFQIATMGILIIAGNTAFADFPRLSSVLARDNYMPHQFSFRGDRLAFSIGIISLGTIAALLVVLFAGDVNNLIHLYAVGVFLAFSMSDSGMVVHWWKTRGPGWKRSIIINGADAVLTSSILVIVAVTKFALGAWIVVLLIPAITGFFLFIHRHYTHVANQLRVIPGHVPSTTVDQLVLVPIDDINYASLRAIAFARTIGRNAVLLHISTNAERADKIRQKAEQYAPDLKFVMIDSPYRAFVRPLLAYVNAIHSQRPNAFVTIVLPEFITAHWWERFLHNRTAARLRGTFEKHPNVAVVLVPHLLEK
- the modB gene encoding molybdate ABC transporter permease subunit, whose product is MNWTAILLSIQVTLMATIGVLVIGLALALFLARIRLRGKIVLETLINLPLVLPPTVVGYLLLIVLGRDGPLVRLFDVNLLFTWQAAVIAAMVVAMPLMAQAAKAAIESVDPVLENAARTLGLNEFEVVWRVTLPLARRGILAGLVLASARALGEFGATLMVAGNIPGRTQTAPLAIYDAVQAGRWMDANILVAILSLLSFASLLAVNHMNRRAETRPNA